Proteins found in one Cobetia sp. L2A1 genomic segment:
- the pdxB gene encoding 4-phosphoerythronate dehydrogenase PdxB yields MHIIVDDNVPLADEFFSELGEVTRLPTSEINNAVLKDADMLICRSTLRVDEALLAGTRVRLVGSPIIGTDHVDLDWLESAGIHFTNAPGCNADSVVDYVLSSLWHLAEQEGLDLQLNRRFGVIGAGQVGSRLIKRLESLGAEVLVCDPPRAAAEGATYEIRETPRFVDIDHLIAECDVICVHTPMVTTGEHPTHHLVNAERIRAMKPGSVLLSAGRGGCVDTDALKQRLLEHDDLLTVLDVWENEPDIDAELAALVDIATPHIAGHSLDGKMQGTEIIYQQACRYFGLPARRKLGQLKPDPWLRKLVLTGWAPPEEALGLCVRACYDVRRDALGLRRYQRRFGNAEGFVRYRREYPLRREFSTLRVELKKNARELREVLEGFGFSRVKLVTK; encoded by the coding sequence ATGCACATCATTGTGGATGATAACGTCCCCTTGGCAGATGAATTCTTCTCCGAGCTAGGTGAAGTGACTCGTCTGCCGACCAGTGAGATCAACAATGCTGTCCTCAAGGACGCTGATATGTTGATCTGCCGCTCTACTCTGCGAGTGGATGAGGCGTTGCTGGCCGGTACTCGTGTGCGCCTCGTCGGTTCGCCAATCATTGGTACCGACCACGTTGATCTCGATTGGCTTGAGTCTGCGGGAATTCATTTCACCAATGCGCCAGGCTGCAACGCCGACTCGGTGGTGGACTACGTGCTGTCATCACTGTGGCATCTGGCCGAGCAGGAGGGGCTGGATCTGCAGCTCAATCGTCGCTTTGGCGTAATCGGGGCAGGGCAGGTCGGTTCGCGTCTGATCAAGCGTCTGGAGTCTCTGGGCGCTGAAGTGCTGGTCTGTGACCCGCCGCGTGCGGCCGCAGAAGGGGCCACGTACGAGATACGCGAGACGCCGCGCTTCGTGGATATCGATCATTTGATCGCGGAGTGTGACGTCATCTGCGTGCATACGCCGATGGTCACGACGGGTGAGCATCCGACCCATCATCTCGTGAATGCCGAACGCATTCGTGCGATGAAGCCCGGCAGCGTGCTGCTCAGCGCCGGCCGTGGCGGCTGTGTCGATACTGACGCGCTCAAGCAGCGTCTGCTGGAGCATGACGACCTGTTGACGGTATTGGATGTGTGGGAAAATGAACCGGACATCGATGCCGAGCTGGCAGCGCTGGTGGATATCGCGACACCGCATATTGCCGGGCATAGCCTGGATGGCAAGATGCAGGGCACCGAGATCATCTATCAGCAGGCCTGTCGCTACTTCGGCTTGCCTGCACGTCGCAAGCTGGGGCAGCTCAAGCCGGATCCCTGGCTGCGCAAGCTGGTGCTGACGGGATGGGCACCGCCCGAAGAGGCACTTGGTCTTTGCGTACGTGCCTGCTACGACGTGCGCCGTGATGCACTCGGTCTGCGACGTTATCAGCGCCGCTTCGGCAATGCCGAAGGGTTCGTGCGCTATCGCCGTGAATACCCGCTGCGCCGTGAGTTCTCCACGTTGCGCGTCGAGCTCAAGAAGAACGCGCGCGAGCTGCGCGAAGTGCTCGAAGGCTTCGGTTTC
- a CDS encoding WGR domain-containing protein translates to MIIRWESHHDYVLVHVHQDMFGDWIVSRSWGQIGTQFGGLKHDLAENYEQAMTWVTDLAHIQASRGFTKVLEATADSPEAEDAMHQMSLLEG, encoded by the coding sequence GTGATCATCCGCTGGGAAAGCCATCACGATTACGTTCTGGTCCATGTGCATCAGGACATGTTCGGCGACTGGATCGTCAGTCGCTCATGGGGCCAGATTGGCACCCAGTTCGGCGGGCTGAAACATGATCTCGCCGAAAACTATGAGCAGGCCATGACATGGGTCACTGATCTGGCGCATATCCAGGCGTCACGCGGCTTTACCAAGGTGCTGGAAGCCACCGCCGACAGCCCTGAAGCTGAGGATGCCATGCATCAGATGTCGCTGCTGGAAGGCTAG
- a CDS encoding glutaredoxin family protein has translation MSAPVSLQLFTTAGCHLCAQLEATLAQLGAQVVLERVEVADEAVWVARYALRIPVLKTSAGEEYSFADTPQMLPEWLTMQGVELVVTEVVSSLEHDAEAPESVVMRNGRRFLN, from the coding sequence ATGAGCGCGCCTGTGTCGCTACAGCTGTTTACCACGGCAGGTTGCCATCTGTGCGCGCAACTCGAGGCAACGCTTGCGCAGTTAGGCGCGCAAGTGGTGCTGGAGAGGGTCGAGGTTGCGGATGAGGCAGTGTGGGTGGCGCGTTATGCCCTCCGTATTCCGGTACTGAAGACGTCGGCAGGCGAAGAGTATTCGTTTGCTGACACTCCTCAAATGTTGCCGGAGTGGCTAACGATGCAGGGTGTCGAGCTGGTCGTGACAGAAGTAGTCTCATCGTTGGAACACGATGCTGAGGCTCCCGAGTCGGTGGTCATGCGCAATGGACGCCGCTTTCTCAACTGA
- the rlmKL gene encoding bifunctional 23S rRNA (guanine(2069)-N(7))-methyltransferase RlmK/23S rRNA (guanine(2445)-N(2))-methyltransferase RlmL yields MTDTTSATSPRAPSNPLSTWFATCPRGIETLLADELTALGAEVTGTTVAGVHFNGSQEMAYRTILWSRLANRIIRLLTRVGGVDTGEQLRKASSGVDWAMELPDRASIAVDFHGTWKDIRHTFFGAQTVKDGIVEAMFEEGRNKPIVDGKGADLRIYAHLHNGYITLGIDLVGRSLHQRGYRPDIAHAPLKENLAAALLMRADWPARAARGESLVDPMCGSGTLLIEAALMAADIAPQALCEQFACRHWGRHDERIWTALREEMEQRAIAGRRQVTARLFGRDYSPQAISAARANAMRAGIPALIEFEGASVAELTCPPEATTGLVITNPPYGERLGELPALVPLYASLGERMKRHFGGWTLAMFTGNPDLGHRLGLRAHRQYAFRNGQLECKLLMIDVTMRERAADEDSVAEDARSQPALSEGGQMFANRLKKNQKALARWLKQSNTTCYRLYDADMPEYALAIDIYGRHVHVQEYTPPKSVDASQAQRRLMDALAAIPGVLGCSPNDIHIKQRTRQAGKAQYTRQDTSGQRIEMQEGDAKLWVNLKDYLDTGLFLDHRPVRKLLAREAEGKRFLNLFCYTATASVHAALGGASESISVDMSNTYLDWGRENFKLNGINEKRHQLVRGDCLKWLERSREQFDLIFMDPPTFSNSKKMEGTLDIQRDHARLIDLAVASLAPGGTLIFSNNHRRFVLDDSVSEHLVVENLSRKLLDPDFKRRPDIHHVYRIRRASDVKG; encoded by the coding sequence ATGACTGACACAACCTCTGCGACCTCGCCCCGTGCGCCCAGCAATCCGCTATCCACCTGGTTCGCGACCTGCCCGCGCGGCATCGAAACGCTGCTGGCCGACGAGCTGACTGCCTTGGGTGCCGAGGTAACTGGTACTACTGTCGCTGGTGTGCATTTCAATGGCAGTCAGGAAATGGCCTACCGCACCATCCTGTGGTCACGCCTGGCCAACCGCATCATTCGCCTGCTGACTCGTGTGGGTGGCGTGGATACTGGCGAGCAGCTGCGCAAGGCGAGTTCGGGTGTCGATTGGGCGATGGAATTACCTGATCGTGCCTCTATCGCCGTCGATTTCCACGGAACGTGGAAAGATATCCGACACACTTTCTTTGGCGCTCAGACCGTCAAGGACGGCATTGTCGAGGCAATGTTCGAAGAAGGGCGAAACAAGCCTATCGTTGATGGCAAGGGCGCTGATCTGCGTATCTATGCGCATCTGCACAACGGTTACATCACGCTGGGGATCGATCTTGTCGGACGTAGCCTGCACCAGCGTGGCTATCGTCCGGACATTGCTCATGCACCGCTCAAGGAAAACCTGGCCGCGGCCCTGTTGATGCGTGCTGACTGGCCAGCACGCGCGGCACGTGGTGAAAGCCTGGTCGACCCGATGTGTGGTTCCGGTACGCTGTTGATCGAAGCGGCACTGATGGCGGCAGATATCGCACCTCAAGCGCTGTGCGAGCAGTTTGCCTGCCGTCACTGGGGTCGCCACGACGAGCGTATCTGGACGGCGCTACGTGAAGAGATGGAGCAGCGCGCCATTGCGGGTCGTCGTCAGGTGACAGCGCGCCTCTTCGGTCGTGATTACAGCCCGCAGGCGATTTCGGCGGCACGTGCCAACGCCATGCGTGCCGGCATTCCGGCATTGATCGAATTTGAAGGTGCTTCCGTCGCGGAGCTGACCTGCCCGCCGGAAGCTACCACTGGCCTGGTGATCACCAACCCGCCCTATGGCGAGCGTCTGGGGGAATTGCCGGCACTGGTGCCGCTCTATGCAAGCCTGGGTGAGCGCATGAAGCGCCACTTCGGTGGCTGGACGCTGGCGATGTTCACCGGCAACCCGGATTTGGGTCACCGTCTCGGGCTGCGTGCTCACCGCCAATACGCCTTCCGCAATGGTCAGCTCGAATGCAAGCTGCTCATGATTGACGTGACAATGCGTGAGCGCGCGGCTGATGAAGACAGCGTGGCCGAAGATGCTCGCAGTCAGCCTGCGCTGAGTGAAGGCGGTCAGATGTTTGCCAATCGCCTGAAGAAGAATCAGAAGGCATTGGCTCGCTGGCTCAAGCAAAGCAATACCACCTGCTATCGTCTCTACGATGCCGACATGCCGGAATATGCGCTGGCCATCGATATCTATGGCCGTCACGTCCATGTGCAGGAATACACGCCGCCCAAGTCCGTGGATGCCAGTCAGGCCCAGCGTCGTTTGATGGATGCCCTGGCAGCGATACCCGGTGTGCTGGGGTGTTCGCCGAATGATATTCATATCAAGCAGCGGACTCGCCAGGCCGGCAAGGCGCAGTACACGCGTCAGGATACCTCTGGCCAGCGCATCGAGATGCAAGAGGGTGATGCCAAGCTGTGGGTGAATCTCAAGGATTATCTGGATACTGGCCTGTTCCTCGACCACCGTCCGGTCCGCAAGCTATTGGCACGCGAGGCTGAGGGCAAGCGTTTCCTCAATCTATTCTGCTATACCGCGACAGCCAGTGTGCATGCCGCACTGGGTGGGGCGAGCGAAAGCATCAGTGTCGACATGTCCAATACCTATCTGGACTGGGGGCGCGAGAACTTCAAGCTCAACGGCATCAACGAGAAGCGTCATCAGCTCGTACGGGGTGACTGCCTCAAGTGGCTGGAGCGCTCCCGCGAGCAGTTCGATTTGATCTTCATGGACCCGCCGACGTTCTCCAACTCCAAGAAAATGGAGGGGACATTGGACATTCAGCGCGACCATGCGCGGTTGATTGACTTGGCGGTAGCGAGCCTGGCACCGGGCGGTACACTGATTTTCTCCAATAACCATCGTCGTTTCGTATTGGATGACAGTGTGAGCGAACACCTGGTGGTGGAAAATCTGTCACGTAAGCTGCTGGATCCTGACTTCAAACGTCGTCCGGATATCCATCACGTTTATCGCATTCGTCGTGCTAGTGATGTGAAGGGCTGA
- the rmf gene encoding ribosome modulation factor: MKRQKRDRFQRAYVHGYKAGVTGRSRDECPSIDVNMREFWMSGWREGRGDQWSGMTGVSGIHKNPMVLS; encoded by the coding sequence ATGAAGAGACAGAAACGTGATCGTTTTCAGCGTGCCTATGTTCACGGTTACAAGGCCGGAGTGACTGGCCGTTCCCGTGACGAATGCCCCAGTATCGATGTGAATATGCGTGAGTTCTGGATGAGTGGCTGGCGCGAAGGACGTGGAGACCAATGGTCTGGTATGACCGGGGTTTCTGGCATACACAAGAATCCGATGGTGCTGTCCTAG
- a CDS encoding quinone-dependent dihydroorotate dehydrogenase translates to MYSLARSLLFRLDPETAHGVTLSALDMAHRLGLGRGLGGEAPLDPITLMGLTFPNRVGLAAGLDKNGDHVQALGALGFGFVEVGTVTPKGQDGNPKPRLFRLPEHQAIINRMGFNNAGVAHLIERVKASQTGEQRYQGVLGINIGKNLTTAVDDALSDYLLCLDAVHAHADYITANISSPNTPGLRNLQFGDHLSELLAGLRQRCDLLDSQRGKKVPLVIKIAPDMDSDEILFVARALADNGIDGVIATNTTIERAAVAGSPHANEAGGLSGAPVRESSTRVIRGLREALPQMPIIGVGGITDGESAREKVAAGADLVQLYSGLIYRGPSLVGECVRALEKADTLIRV, encoded by the coding sequence ATGTACTCGCTCGCCCGTTCTCTACTGTTCAGACTCGACCCGGAAACGGCTCATGGCGTGACACTCAGCGCACTCGATATGGCGCACCGTCTGGGGTTGGGGCGTGGACTTGGCGGAGAGGCTCCGCTAGATCCGATTACGCTGATGGGACTCACGTTTCCCAATCGCGTCGGACTCGCGGCAGGGCTCGACAAGAATGGCGATCACGTTCAGGCACTTGGCGCGCTCGGTTTCGGGTTTGTCGAAGTCGGCACGGTAACGCCGAAAGGGCAGGACGGTAATCCCAAGCCACGCCTTTTCCGGCTGCCAGAGCATCAGGCGATCATCAATCGTATGGGCTTCAACAATGCCGGTGTCGCACACCTGATCGAGCGCGTCAAAGCGAGCCAGACTGGGGAACAACGGTACCAAGGCGTATTGGGCATCAATATTGGCAAGAATCTGACCACTGCTGTCGATGATGCATTGAGCGATTACCTGCTCTGTCTGGACGCTGTGCACGCCCATGCTGACTACATCACCGCGAATATCTCATCGCCCAATACGCCAGGACTACGAAATCTTCAGTTCGGTGATCACCTGAGCGAACTGCTGGCCGGGTTACGTCAGCGTTGTGACCTGTTGGATAGTCAGCGCGGCAAGAAAGTACCGCTGGTGATCAAGATCGCACCGGACATGGATAGCGACGAGATTCTGTTTGTGGCTCGTGCGCTGGCGGACAACGGTATCGATGGGGTGATTGCGACCAACACTACCATTGAACGCGCAGCCGTGGCGGGTAGCCCTCATGCAAATGAGGCGGGCGGGTTGTCTGGGGCTCCAGTACGTGAGTCCTCCACTCGTGTGATCCGCGGGCTGCGTGAGGCCTTGCCGCAGATGCCGATCATTGGCGTGGGAGGTATCACCGATGGTGAAAGCGCGCGTGAGAAGGTCGCTGCTGGCGCTGATCTGGTCCAGCTTTATTCTGGCTTGATCTACCGCGGCCCATCATTGGTCGGCGAGTGTGTACGTGCATTGGAGAAGGCCGACACACTGATACGGGTGTAA
- a CDS encoding NAD-glutamate dehydrogenase — MLHVATDGKQEFLAQLEEQLNKRLPKDKVQAIAAFARDYHATASFEDMAERKLDDLYGSTLAVWHFLQSHDAPKVRAYNPDFEKHGWQSTHTIIEVLHADMPFLVDSVRIELNRRGITVHAIHNAVLSVERDAAGKLERVTSPRAENAPQTRESLIYIEVDRHTDQAALEDLEASLREVLAEVRVAVDDFEAMRGQGAQALQELRDKRPPTVSEADYQEACDFMTWMGNDHFTFLGYEEYTVAEQEDGSRVLSKVEGSELGVLKLDLERYHEQSRHQKSIDSDQYVLIPELLSFAKSAFHARVHRPAYPDYITVERFDAEGRVIGERRFLGLYTSTVYNQSPRNVPILRRKVQAVMEAAGVNPKGHNGKHLLQILEVYPRDDLFQISTDELTRTATSILNIRERRRVRLIVREDRFGKFFSVLVFVPRDVYSTDLRVRIQNLLCEELDATFGDFTPYLSESVLTRIQFILRFKGDEPGQYDMRALENKIAQLARSWRDELHEAMVEGFGEEQANELMTRYRDAFPGSYRDDFSPRTAVYDVGHLRALDEGDTVALSTYRLVEDDNSGVNLKLFHKHKPIPLSDVLPVLENLGLRVIGERPYEIARTDANCWVHDFDLEHHGKGAVELSEVRESFIEAFKKIWSGEAESDAFNRLIIGSGLDWREVAMLRAYARYLKQIRFGLSQAYIANALGSHPDITRELVQLFNLRFDPQGQGVEDDVSACRERINGLLDQVSSLNDDRLLRRYVDLMMATLRTNFFQPAADGQAKDYISFKLDTRNIPDVPKPRPMFEIFVYSPRVEGVHLRGGKVARGGLRWSDRHEDFRTEVLGLVKAQQVKNAVIVPVGAKGGFVCKRMPETTDRDVIQKEGIACYQIFIRALLDITDNLSGGDVVPPTAVVRYDEDDPYMVVAADKGTATFSDIANAISNEYGFWLGDAFASGGANGYDHKGMGITAKGAWVGVQRHFREMGINIQEDEFSVVGIGDMAGDVFGNGMLLSEKIRLVGAFNHRNIFVDPTPDTAKSFAERERLFRLPRSSWDDYDKSLISEGGGLFSRDAKTIAISPQMKKVFDISEDRLAPNELINAMLKAQVDLVWNGGIGTYVKSSAETHADVGDKANDGLRIDGRDLRCKVVGEGGNLGLTQRGRMEAASKRGVRVNTDFIDNAGGVNCSDHEVNIKILLDDIVARGDLTDKQRNQQLAEMTDEVGELVIKDNYRQTQALSLSELQSKEGMGVFRRFINELEAAGTLDRELEFLPSDEALIERGNADEALTLPELSVLVSYAKSDLKTSLIASDVPDDSYVQQHLERAFPRVLMERFPQEMYQHRLKREIAATQIANDLVDHMGIAFVRRLEDTTGAGKAEIARAYIVARDSFNLEALWVQIEALDHQVPAELQYRMMSDLMRLMRRSTRWFLRQRSAMSVKECIGHFAPRLAQLSESIGERLKGEARENWEARRDGYVDAGVPEALASTIAATSSLYAGLGIIEAAKVTGEKINRVAETFYGIGHRLELPWVGDKISGLDVQDSWQAQARESFRDDLDRQQLALTVSVLKQDNAPREIDERVDSWMTSHEHLVGRWCSLLGEMKSGAPLSFPLFAVALRELVDLAESKREA, encoded by the coding sequence ATGCTACACGTGGCAACGGACGGCAAGCAGGAATTCCTTGCGCAGCTTGAAGAGCAGCTGAACAAGCGACTTCCCAAGGATAAGGTGCAGGCAATCGCAGCGTTTGCGCGCGATTACCACGCGACGGCCTCCTTCGAGGACATGGCCGAGCGCAAGCTGGATGACCTCTACGGTTCCACGCTGGCGGTATGGCACTTCCTGCAGAGCCATGATGCTCCCAAGGTTCGCGCCTACAATCCTGACTTCGAGAAGCATGGCTGGCAGTCGACCCACACCATCATCGAAGTGCTGCATGCCGACATGCCGTTCCTGGTTGACTCGGTACGTATCGAGCTCAACCGCCGTGGCATCACCGTGCACGCCATCCACAATGCTGTGCTATCTGTCGAGCGTGACGCGGCTGGCAAGCTTGAGCGTGTCACGTCACCGCGCGCTGAAAATGCCCCGCAGACACGTGAATCCCTGATCTATATCGAGGTTGATCGTCATACGGACCAGGCCGCGCTTGAAGATCTTGAAGCCAGCCTGCGTGAAGTGCTGGCAGAAGTTCGCGTTGCCGTGGATGACTTCGAAGCCATGCGTGGGCAAGGGGCTCAGGCGCTGCAGGAGTTGCGCGACAAACGTCCGCCGACCGTCTCTGAGGCTGATTATCAGGAAGCCTGCGACTTCATGACGTGGATGGGCAACGACCACTTCACCTTCCTGGGCTATGAGGAGTACACCGTCGCTGAGCAGGAAGATGGCTCCCGTGTGCTGAGCAAGGTCGAAGGCTCGGAGCTGGGGGTGTTGAAGCTGGATCTCGAGCGCTATCACGAGCAGTCCCGTCACCAGAAGAGCATCGACAGCGACCAGTACGTATTGATTCCGGAACTGCTGTCGTTCGCCAAGAGTGCCTTCCACGCTCGCGTACACCGCCCGGCCTATCCGGATTACATCACCGTCGAGCGTTTCGACGCTGAAGGCCGTGTGATCGGCGAACGCCGCTTCCTGGGGCTCTATACCTCCACGGTGTACAACCAGAGCCCGCGTAACGTGCCGATTCTGCGCCGCAAAGTGCAGGCCGTCATGGAAGCTGCCGGCGTCAATCCGAAGGGGCATAACGGCAAGCATCTGCTGCAGATTCTGGAAGTCTATCCGCGTGATGACCTCTTCCAGATCTCCACCGATGAACTGACGCGTACCGCGACCAGTATCCTCAATATTCGTGAGCGTCGTCGCGTGCGTTTGATCGTGCGTGAAGACCGCTTCGGCAAGTTCTTCTCCGTGCTGGTGTTCGTGCCGCGCGATGTCTACTCCACCGACCTGCGTGTGCGCATCCAGAATCTGCTCTGCGAAGAGCTGGACGCCACCTTCGGTGACTTCACGCCGTATCTATCCGAATCCGTGCTGACGCGTATCCAGTTCATCCTGCGCTTCAAGGGCGATGAGCCGGGCCAGTACGACATGCGCGCGCTGGAGAACAAGATTGCCCAGCTGGCACGTAGCTGGCGTGATGAGCTTCACGAGGCAATGGTCGAAGGCTTTGGCGAAGAACAGGCCAATGAGCTGATGACGCGCTACCGTGATGCCTTCCCGGGCAGCTACCGTGACGATTTCTCGCCGCGCACCGCCGTCTACGACGTGGGTCACCTGCGGGCGCTGGATGAGGGTGATACCGTTGCACTGAGCACCTATCGCCTGGTGGAAGACGACAATTCCGGCGTCAATCTCAAGTTGTTCCACAAGCACAAGCCGATTCCGCTGTCTGACGTGCTGCCAGTGCTCGAGAACCTGGGCCTGCGCGTCATCGGCGAACGTCCTTACGAGATCGCACGTACCGACGCCAACTGCTGGGTGCATGATTTTGATCTCGAGCATCACGGCAAGGGTGCGGTTGAGCTGTCTGAGGTTCGCGAGAGCTTCATTGAAGCTTTCAAGAAGATCTGGTCTGGCGAAGCGGAATCCGATGCCTTCAACCGCCTGATCATCGGCTCTGGCCTTGATTGGCGTGAAGTGGCGATGCTGCGTGCCTATGCACGTTATCTGAAGCAGATCCGTTTCGGACTGTCTCAGGCCTACATCGCCAATGCGCTGGGCAGTCATCCAGACATCACCCGCGAGCTGGTGCAGCTGTTCAACCTGCGCTTTGATCCACAGGGTCAGGGTGTTGAAGACGATGTCAGTGCTTGCCGTGAACGCATCAATGGTCTTCTCGATCAGGTCTCCAGCCTGAATGACGACCGTCTGTTGCGTCGCTACGTGGACCTGATGATGGCCACGCTGCGTACCAACTTCTTCCAGCCAGCTGCTGACGGCCAGGCCAAGGATTACATCAGCTTCAAGCTCGACACGCGCAATATTCCCGACGTGCCGAAGCCGCGTCCGATGTTCGAGATCTTCGTCTACTCGCCACGTGTCGAAGGCGTGCACCTGCGCGGTGGGAAGGTGGCGCGTGGTGGCTTGCGTTGGTCGGATCGTCACGAAGATTTCCGCACCGAAGTGCTGGGGCTGGTCAAGGCACAGCAGGTCAAGAATGCGGTCATCGTGCCGGTTGGTGCCAAGGGCGGTTTCGTCTGCAAGCGCATGCCGGAAACCACAGACCGCGATGTGATCCAGAAAGAAGGCATCGCCTGCTATCAGATCTTCATCCGTGCACTGCTCGACATCACCGATAACCTGTCGGGTGGTGATGTAGTGCCGCCGACCGCCGTCGTTCGTTACGACGAAGACGACCCCTACATGGTGGTCGCGGCGGACAAGGGCACTGCAACCTTCTCTGACATTGCCAACGCCATCTCCAATGAGTACGGCTTCTGGTTGGGCGATGCCTTCGCCTCCGGCGGTGCCAACGGTTACGACCACAAGGGCATGGGCATTACTGCCAAGGGTGCCTGGGTTGGTGTACAGCGTCACTTCCGCGAAATGGGTATCAACATCCAGGAAGACGAGTTCAGCGTGGTTGGCATCGGTGACATGGCGGGTGATGTCTTCGGCAACGGCATGCTGCTGTCCGAGAAGATTCGTCTTGTCGGTGCCTTCAACCACCGCAACATCTTCGTCGATCCGACCCCGGATACCGCGAAGAGCTTCGCCGAGCGTGAACGTCTGTTCCGCCTGCCGCGTTCCAGCTGGGATGACTACGACAAGAGCCTGATCAGCGAAGGGGGCGGCCTGTTCTCGCGTGATGCCAAGACCATCGCCATCAGCCCACAGATGAAGAAAGTCTTCGACATCAGCGAAGACCGCCTGGCACCCAACGAGCTCATCAACGCGATGCTCAAGGCGCAGGTTGATCTGGTCTGGAACGGCGGTATCGGGACTTACGTCAAGTCCTCCGCCGAGACGCATGCCGATGTCGGTGACAAGGCCAACGATGGCCTGCGTATCGATGGTCGTGACTTGCGCTGCAAGGTCGTTGGCGAGGGTGGCAACCTGGGGCTGACCCAGCGTGGCCGCATGGAAGCAGCTTCCAAGCGTGGTGTGCGTGTCAACACGGACTTCATTGATAATGCGGGCGGCGTGAACTGCTCGGATCACGAGGTCAATATCAAGATTCTGCTGGACGACATCGTCGCCCGCGGCGATCTGACCGACAAGCAGCGCAATCAGCAGCTGGCCGAAATGACAGATGAAGTCGGCGAGCTGGTGATCAAGGACAACTATCGCCAGACTCAGGCACTGTCGCTCTCCGAGCTTCAGTCCAAGGAAGGCATGGGCGTCTTCCGTCGCTTCATCAATGAGCTGGAAGCCGCGGGCACGCTGGATCGTGAACTCGAGTTCCTGCCCTCTGATGAAGCACTGATCGAGCGTGGCAACGCTGATGAAGCGCTGACGCTGCCGGAACTGTCGGTGCTGGTGTCCTACGCCAAGAGCGATCTCAAGACCAGCTTGATCGCCTCTGATGTGCCGGACGATAGCTATGTGCAGCAACATCTGGAACGTGCCTTCCCGCGCGTCCTGATGGAGCGCTTCCCGCAGGAGATGTATCAGCACCGCTTGAAGCGTGAGATTGCCGCGACCCAGATCGCCAATGACCTGGTCGATCACATGGGTATCGCCTTCGTGCGTCGTCTTGAAGACACTACCGGTGCAGGCAAGGCCGAGATTGCACGTGCCTACATCGTGGCGCGTGACAGCTTCAACCTTGAAGCGCTGTGGGTGCAGATCGAAGCGCTGGATCACCAGGTGCCGGCAGAACTGCAGTACCGCATGATGAGTGATCTGATGCGTCTGATGCGTCGTTCGACTCGCTGGTTCCTGCGTCAGCGCAGCGCCATGAGTGTCAAGGAGTGCATCGGTCACTTCGCGCCGCGTCTGGCACAGTTGTCGGAAAGCATCGGTGAGCGTCTCAAGGGTGAAGCGCGTGAGAACTGGGAAGCCCGTCGCGATGGTTACGTTGATGCAGGCGTTCCGGAAGCCCTGGCCAGCACCATCGCGGCCACCTCAAGCCTCTACGCGGGTCTCGGCATCATCGAGGCTGCCAAGGTGACGGGTGAGAAGATCAATCGTGTGGCAGAAACCTTCTATGGTATCGGCCATCGCCTCGAGCTACCGTGGGTCGGTGACAAGATCAGCGGTCTGGACGTACAGGACAGCTGGCAGGCCCAGGCACGTGAGAGCTTCCGCGATGACCTCGATCGCCAGCAGTTGGCACTCACCGTCAGTGTGCTCAAGCAGGACAATGCACCGCGTGAGATCGATGAGCGTGTCGACAGCTGGATGACGAGCCATGAGCACCTGGTGGGTCGCTGGTGTTCACTGCTCGGTGAAATGAAGAGTGGTGCTCCGCTAAGCTTCCCGTTGTTCGCGGTTGCACTGCGTGAACTGGTTGACCTGGCCGAGTCCAAGCGCGAAGCCTGA